The Candidatus Bathyarchaeota archaeon sequence GAGGCTCCCAAGGGCTCTTCGGTCGACTCTGTGAGGGGAGACCGTGATAGTCGTTGACTCCTCAGTCCTAGCGGCTTTTATCCGTAAAGAGCCTGGATGGGAGAGGCTGGTCGACTATGTGAAGAACAGCGTATCCATGGATCTAGCCGTTAAAGAGGTCTCGAACGCCATATGGAAAGACTACGCCGTGAGGAAGCTGATCGACTATGAGACTGCTCTAGCCCTCTTTAAAATCATGAGCC is a genomic window containing:
- a CDS encoding twitching motility protein PilT, which encodes MIVVDSSVLAAFIRKEPGWERLVDYVKNSVSMDLAVKEVSNAIWKDYAVRKLIDYETALALFKIMS